One uncultured Pseudodesulfovibrio sp. genomic window carries:
- a CDS encoding YceI family protein, with protein MKNINSLRALLAPAALLLILALTGTANAQTWKLDPDHSAAHFSIRHLMIAQVRGMFPDVSGTIDFDKDKPTAFDVTIQVNSVNTGVAARDAHLKSGDFFAAEIHPTMTFKSTRVIQTDKGYTVAGKLTIKGTTHDVELAVTGMNETIVDPWGNTRRGVTALFSVDRRDYGVDWNAPMDGGGFMVGNTVNIAVDLEAIQPK; from the coding sequence ATGAAGAACATTAACTCTCTGCGCGCGCTGCTGGCGCCCGCAGCCCTGCTGTTGATCCTGGCCCTGACCGGAACGGCCAACGCCCAGACCTGGAAACTTGACCCGGACCATTCCGCCGCCCACTTTTCCATCCGACACCTGATGATCGCGCAGGTTCGCGGCATGTTCCCGGACGTGTCCGGCACCATTGATTTCGACAAGGACAAGCCCACCGCCTTTGACGTCACCATCCAGGTGAACAGCGTCAACACCGGTGTCGCGGCCCGTGACGCACACCTCAAGAGCGGCGACTTCTTCGCGGCCGAAATCCATCCGACCATGACCTTCAAGAGCACCCGGGTCATCCAGACCGACAAGGGCTACACCGTGGCAGGCAAGCTGACCATCAAGGGCACCACCCACGACGTTGAGCTGGCCGTCACCGGCATGAACGAGACGATCGTCGATCCCTGGGGCAACACCCGCCGGGGCGTGACCGCCCTGTTCTCCGTCGACCGCCGCGACTACGGCGTCGACTGGAACGCGCCCATGGACGGCGGCGGCTTCATGGTTGGCAACACGGTCAACATCGCCGTGGACCTCGAAGCCATCCAACCCAAGTAG
- a CDS encoding lipopolysaccharide assembly protein LapA domain-containing protein: MDNTPSHIDQNQSQTGMTTWQKVRLGAIATLVVLWIIFLLQNTEQTQVSFLWFTFATSRILLLLGTLVVGAIFGALLTYRLCAKNRKSRPKPPSFS, encoded by the coding sequence ATGGACAACACCCCATCTCACATCGATCAGAACCAGTCCCAAACCGGAATGACCACCTGGCAGAAAGTACGGCTCGGCGCCATCGCCACCCTGGTTGTTCTGTGGATCATCTTCCTGCTTCAGAACACCGAGCAGACCCAGGTCTCGTTTCTTTGGTTCACCTTCGCCACCTCGCGCATCCTGCTCCTGCTCGGCACCCTGGTCGTGGGCGCCATCTTCGGCGCACTGCTGACCTACCGGCTGTGCGCCAAAAACAGGAAGTCCCGGCCCAAGCCGCCTTCATTCTCTTAA